A window of Nicotiana tabacum cultivar K326 chromosome 24, ASM71507v2, whole genome shotgun sequence contains these coding sequences:
- the LOC107770288 gene encoding protein SMAX1-LIKE 3: MRTGGCTIQQALTTEAAAVVKQAVQLAKRRGHAQVTPLHVANTMLSSSNGIFKTACLQSHSHPLQCKALELCFNVALNRLPATSSSPMLLGHGHHHQSQYPSISNALIAAFKRAQAHQRRGSIENQQQPLLAVKIELEQLIISILDDPSVSRVMREAGFSSPQVKTNVEQAVSLELCSQNPSPNSSKENSQVVTSSKVITPISVKDEDVMSVVESLMNKRKKSIVIVGECLDSLEGVIKGVMNKVDNRDVPQVLKEVKFISLPLLTFGNIQREEVEQRIGELTCLVKSLVAKGVVLYLGDLKWIADFRVNSCGGQGRISYYCSVEHMIMELGRLVCSFGENENFWLVGIATFQTYMRCKSGNNSLESIWGLHPVTVPGGSLGLSLKPDSDTQNSAFNSESTLSSLPSWLQDEMQRNSTTPNNDQNCVSVKELHNKWITTCSSMHKQTKSFERSLSFPSSNANLDHNLPFWANRKTCETSLRIYIPDHNNDKGNNVALLSSTPNSTPNSAFNSSDVIMEMECVPKLKEFNSENLNILSNALEEIVPWQKEIVHEIAATILQCRSGMIRRKEKSLNIDSEAKEETWLFFQGPDVQAKEKIARELAKVVFGSYSNFVSIALSSFKADSTEDFRNKRSRNEQSWSYIDKFAQAVVSSNNSRCVFFLEDIEQVDYFSQRGIKKAIERGIVTNSSGEELSLNDAIIILSCENFSSKSRACSPTVKQKSSEETTRSPCLSLDLNISIDYDQERDEDLSNIDDIGLLHSVDRCIFFQNSRAVEE, encoded by the exons ATGAGAACAGGAGGCTGCACAATACAACAAGCTCTAACAACTGAAGCAGCAGCTGTTGTAAAACAAGCTGTGCAACTTGCTAAACGTCGCGGCCATGCCCAAGTAACACCTCTTCATGTAGCAAACACTATGCTTTCTTCTTCAAATGGTATTTTCAAAACAGCTTGTCTTCAATCTCATTCTCATCCCCTCCAATGCAAAGCCCTAGAGCTTTGCTTCAACGTTGCATTAAATCGCCTACCTGCAACGTCTTCTAGCCCCATGTTATTAGGCCATGgccatcatcatcaatctcagtaTCCTTCCATTTCTAACGCGCTTATTGCTGCCTTCAAGCGAGCCCAAGCCCACCAAAGGCGAGGGTCGATTGAGAATCAACAACAGCCTCTTTTAGCTGTGAAAATAGAGCTTGAGCAACTTATTATTTCTATATTAGATGATCCTAGTGTGAGTAGGGTTATGAGGGAAGCTGGTTTTTCTAGTCCTCAAGTCAAAACCAATGTGGAACAAGCTGTTTCTTTAGAGCTTTGCTCTCAAAATCCTTCTCCTAATTCAAGTAAAGAAAATAGCCAAGTAGTAACAAGTAGTAAAGTAATTACTCCTATTTCTGTTAAAGATGAGGATGTGATGAGTGTAGTGGAAAGTTTaatgaacaaaagaaagaaaagtattGTGATAGTTGGTGAATGTCTTGATAGTTTAGAAGGTGTGATTAAAGGGGTGATGAATAAAGTTGATAATAGAGATGTCCCTCAAGTTTTAAAAGAAGTGAAGTTCATTAGTTTACCACTTTTAACTTTTGGTAATATCCAAAGAGAAGAAGTTGAACAAAGAATAGGAGAGTTGACTTGTCTTGTCAAGAGTTTAGTAGCAAAAGGAGTTGTTTTGTACTTAGGAGATCTTAAATGGATTGCTGATTTTAGGGTTAATAGTTGTGGTGGGCAAGGGAGAATTAGCTACTATTGTTCTGTGGAGCACATGATTATGGAACTTGGGAGATTGGTATGTAGttttggggaaaatgaaaatttttggCTTGTGGGAATTGCAACATTTCAAACTTACATGAGATGCAAAAGTGGTAACAATTCATTGGAATCTATTTGGGGTCTGCATCCTGTTACAGTCCCTGGTGGCAGTTTGGGCCTCAGTCTTAAACCTGACAG TGATACACAAAACAGTGCTTTTAACAGTGAGTCTACGTTGTCAAGTCTACCTTCATGGCTTCAAGATGAGATGCAAAGAAATAGTACTACTCCTAATAATGATCAG AACTGTGTATCGGTCAAAGAGCTGCACAACAAGTGGATTACAACATGCAGTTCTATGCATAAACAGACTAAAAGTTTTGAAAGAAGTTTGTCCTTTCCTTCTTCAAATGCAAATTTGGACCATAATTTGCCATTTTGGGCCAATAGGAAAACATGTGAGACAAGTTTAAGAATCTACATTCCTGACCACAACAACGACAAAGGAAATAATGTTGCATTATTATCATCTACTCCAAACTCTACCCCTAATTCTGCTTTTAATTCAAGTGATGTTATTATGGAAATGGAGTGTGTTCCAAAGTTGAAGGAattcaattctgaaaatttgaacatTTTGTCCAATGCATTAGAGGAAATAGTCCCATGGCAAAAGGAAATTGTCCATGAAATTGCTGCCACAATATTGCAATGCAGGTCTGGAATGattagaagaaaagaaaaatcactaaATATTGATAGTGAAGCAAAAGAAGAAACTTGGTTATTTTTCCAAGGTCCTGATGTTCAAGCCAAGGAGAAAATTGCTAGAGAATTGGCAAAGGTTGTGTTTGGATCATATTCTAATTTTGTATCAATTGCTTTGAGCAGTTTTAAGGCAGATTCAACAGAAGATTTTAGGAACAAAAGGTCAAGAAATGAACAAAGTTGGAGCTACATTGACAAATTTGCTCAAGCAGTAGTTTCTTCTAATAATTCTCGTTGTGTTTTCTTCTTAGAAGATATTGAACAAGTGGATTATTTTTCTCAAAGGGGAATCAAGAAAGCTATTGAAAGAGGAATTGTCACAAATTCAAGTGGTGAAGAATTGAGTCTAAATGATGCCATTATCATTTTGAGTTGTGAGAATTTTAGTTCTAAGTCAAGAGCTTGTTCTCCTACTGTGAAGCAAAAATCATCTGAAGAAACTACAAGAAGTCCTTGTCTTTCTTTGGATTTGAATATCTCCATTGATTATGATCAAGAAAGAGATGAAGATTTGTCCAATATTGATGATATTGGGCTTCTTCATAGTGTGGACAGATgcatttttttccaaaattcaaGAGCTGTAGAAGAATAG